ctccccAGATGTTAGTTCTTCTTCTCGAATCTTTGTAGTCTCTCTTCCATTTGTTCTAGTTGTTGGTTCGCCTCCTTTTTCAATTCATTCCTTGTAGAAAGCGAGTACTTTTCTGTATGGCATGGAGTGAAGTAGACTAAGTGAGGACAACATCTTCTTTTCTGTCTAAAAGAGGAGGGATGCCGCACAATCTCctagttttgttttgtttttttttttttttatctgcgTGAAATTTGTTTATTCTTATTTATGAATGAAGATGGGTAGTGTTAGATTGTCGATTCTTCGTTCTCATTGTCCTTTTCTTCGTTCATTTTATGCCTTTGGGAATGTAGGTCATGACTTGCCAACAGAAATGATGTTAATTGCAGGAAATTGCCTAATTCAATATGGGTGTTGTGATTTTGTCATAGCATGTAGATTTTGgcaaaaaaatgctttttctgAGAGCTTCCTTTTTCAACCTCTCTCCGAGAAAATGATCAGTAAAACTATTTCTGGTTTTCTTCCGTGTGTTCTTTATGGACGTGGTAGTCATCTTTGAATTTCTTATATGATGATTATATTGTTTGTAACTTTGTGATTTATCCTTTGTTGTAGCAGAAGAAACTAGTAAAGGAGGTCCCAATGGCAGGCTGTGCCAGGTGTGCGCTCGCAGTTAACTTTCATCTTGCAGTATATTGGACACTTCGATTATACACTTACTGTTGTAGAACAACCCTATAGGTGTTCGGAGATAACTGGGACATGGGGCTTGTGGAAATCAAAGAAGCAAGTGGCTTCCCGGCTCCACAAGTCTTGCAATTATTCGTCCACCGCATGCGTGAAACCAAAATTGAGGAGGGTCTCATTGTTGGCTTACACAATAACTTCACAGTTCAATCATTGGGCTAAGAAATTTTCAGTGGACTCTTCCTTTCAGACCTCAGAACAGTGGAGAATCTTTTCCTTGCCTGTTAATCTTGAAAATGAAGCTGGATCATTAGCTAACTCCTCAAGTGATGTTGATTTTATTTCTGAAGACCAGCCTGATGAACCTGTCTCTAAGATTTTAGACAATGATCAGGTAAGACCATGAGAGTGTGCACATATAAAGTTTTTTATGACTGCCTTTATAAAACGAATTTTAGATCACCGTTGCGCACAATGTGTGTGTCGGTTATGATGTTTACTTGCTGGCATAAAAGTGAGTAGCATGTACTTAGTGAAATTTCGTTTAATATATACTGTTCAGAGTCTGCAGAAAGAACTCTCCTGCAACGTGGCTTGTTCAAGGTTAGAGATGAGACTAGTAGACCATATAAGATGTACTGGAAATGAATATAGCCGCGTCTATGCGCATCATGTGACTTTACACTATAGATTGCAATCTAGCTTCATAGCTTGATTAAAGGCTTTATTGTGGGCATACACCTTACAGACTATTTCAGCCCATCCTATTTTGGGGACTTCTAACGTAATTTCAGTCTAATTGGAATCAAATTGGTTATCTAATAATGTCAAGTTGGTTCGGACTTAAGGAAACTTCCATCCTAAAGAGAATGAAAACAGTGACTAATGCCTATAAGGCTTTGCTCCAGAACATACTTGCTACTGTATCATGGTTCTGTGTTACAGTGAAATGCTCAATCAGGCTATCAGCAGCTCGACATCTTTCTGTTGGACAGATTCTTAGCCTATATTTAGGAAAAATTGTAAAGGACCCAAGTGGATGTCAATGCAGCACTTTCTTCAATGGTAAAGGACATTAGTTAACTGGACTAATTTGCAACTTGTTTAAGAAAATTACAACGTACCCTGGTCGATTGTTTGTGCTTCCAAATGATTGAAGTTTGAAATTTAGTTGATCTCAACAGCTTCAAGGAGATGCAATATTATGATGGTTGGAGTGAATTGTCTTCCTGATTCTGGCAACAAGGATAATTTTGTGCTAGAATCTGCTGTTTGAGTTTCAATTTTCTGGTGGTCAGTGAAAATGCTTTTTATCCGTTTTATAGGATTAACTAATGTTTGTGATTTTATTCATGGGCTCACATTTATATGGGAAGTTCTTTGACAAATTCGTGCTGGCATCTTGGCAGTTGGAGATGTTATTGACCGATTCAGTAAGAGAGAATCTGACAAGGAAACTGAGTGAGGCAAATCAACACAACAGATTTCTCAAGCGGCAGGTTTATTGGCATACCTTttagttttataatttttatgaaTCTGGCCTTTGCCATTGAACTACACACACAACACacgtgtatgtatatatactagGCAGATGTTTTTCTGTTAGATACATGCATTATAATTTGATGCATTCAACATTTACATATGAACTTGTTGACTCTTTGTTGTAGATATGTGAAGGGAAATTTATTGCATGCACTGAACTAGATTttgttgctcttttttttttttttgggggggggggggggttagCAAACAGAATATTGCATAGATGCAAAATACACCACTTTCATGATCTTAGGGTGTATTATTAAGCAATATCAATtgtgattttgaagaaaaacgATAATATACCTGAATTGAAATGGCATTTGATGGTTCAGCCGTTGATCTCATTGTTGACATAATTGTTGTTTTCAAAGTCACCATAGACTATTGACTATTGTGATTGGTAGAGAATCTAGAGATGGTGATGTGTCCAATTTGATAAGATGCATTTAATAATTTAAAGTAGGATAataatttctttgttcttctgtGGACAAGCTTAAGAGTAGTTCTCCTTGATAAATCACTGAACTCCGCAGTTACAAGTCAAAGAAGATGCTTTGGTCAAATGCACAGAAGAACTTGCGCTTATGGAACTTGAGCTACAGGTTGGTTGTTTATTGTTACCGCTCCTTTTGAAAATAGCTAGAACCCTAGGTGGTTAATGgtcatgtttcttttcttattcaGGCTTTAATCGGACTGGCAGAAGAGGTAGCTAAATCTGGGGTCCCTCCTGGTTCAAGGAAGATAAATGGAAAATATATCcattctcatcttgtctctaggCTTGAAAGTATTACTGCAGTTTATGTCCTTGTTGACTACCTTTTCTTTCTATGCCCAATACTTGGAAATGAAACTGTGGAGTGAATCTGAAATTTTTTATGCACTTGCACTAATCACTCTTCtcctgttttccttttcaagatCTCAGTGAGAAACTCAAGGAGCAAACAAAGGATGTTGGTGACATGAAATTCAGGAATGTTTCTCTGTCCTGGTTTGGCATGGCTGAGGTAAGAAAACTTGTTTATGTTCTGTCCCTTTAAGATTATGAATCCGTGGCTACAGATATCCCAATGATGCATGAATATTGAGAATTTCTAGGAATTCAGTAAATCAATCTTTCTGAAAGTTGTTTTAATATTCTTAATATATCCAGTGGTCGTTTATGTAATAATGCCAAATAGCACAAGGGAGTCTGGTCTGGCACCTCAAAATATTCCAAAGTTGGAAAACATCTATTCGGCAGCGTCCTGAATATCTTTGGAAAGTTTGACTTTAAAACCATCTTTTGAGGGCCAAAATCTAGTTTTTTCTGCAAAATATGAATCACCTTTCTTTAACAGGTTCTCCATTTTCTGGAATTATTTTCTGCCTACAGAACATTCCTCAAAGCTCCTAGCCAAGCATGTTTCTGATCAGGAAACCATGGGAAAATGGTAGTTGACGTGGCATGGAACATTAGTAAATATTCGTATAAATATCATGTTTTAGTTCTCTCCGGCCATGTCACATGCAGTAATATTATGAGTTCAATAAATGATGGGTGGTCTGGCCATTTTTCTCCATAAGGATAGTTCTGGCAATTGTGGTAGTAAAGCATAACTACAGGATCATTCAAGGCGTCATGTTTACATGTGGCGGCACTGGCACTGGTGGTGACTAATAATTGTACAGGTGTTGTAGAATGATGAAAACGTGGAGATAATATAGGCGGCATACTGGTGGTCCTGGACAAAGGTAAAAACATGACGAAAATATGAAGATGAGCAGTGATGCTTGGCAGGTTAAGGAGAAGCTGACGATAGGCAAGAGAGTGATAGCAAAAATAGTTGCCGACCATTTTCTATGTTCCAGATGTATTCGATTACAAAATTAGGCTTGGGGAGGTCATACTGTTATACAAATTATTAGTAAATGACATCCAAATCCCAAGTGTTTTAAATTGTAAGTATTCCTAAATATTCAAAACTTTTCCAAGATGATATGAACGGACAATGTGTATGTCACTTCAAGAAAAttccttttaagtttttaacaatcATATTGAAGATCTTATGATCATATTACGAGTCTTCAGAAGATGATAAATATATACATGATACAGATTTAAAAATTGGTATCTTTTGATAAGTAGTGCTGAATGCCTTTTCTCGTTCATTTTTCTTATCTGGCCACAAGTCACAGCTTCAGTTTCCTGTCTGATACATGAAACAAGGATTAGAAATTGGGACATTTTGGTGCACTGAACTTGGTAGTATGGATgcatttcttgtttgttttgctCTAGCTACATGTTGATTAATTGTATCAGTTTGCTTTCAGTTCCAGCTGGTTGCTTGCAAAACCTAAGACAGTTTGCAATAGATGCAACTATATGAGTTCTTTCGCCTTGACAACCTTGGTCCTGGAACAGTGTGTGCAGGTTATGGGCTCGTTTGATGGATGGAGCCAAGGAGAAGATATGTCACCAGAATATACAGGTGGCGCAAACAAATTTTCTGCAGAATTAAAGCTTAGGCCTggaaggtctctctctctccccccggTGCGGTCATTTGGGTGAGCTACCTCTCTTAGCTTTTGCTGGATGTGCAGGTATGAGATCAAATTTTTGGTGGATGGAGAGTGGCAGCTGTCATCAGAGTTGCCTACTACAGGGGAAGGGATGATGGAAAACAATCTTCTGATCGTGGAATAGCAGACCCAAGTTGCCTGATTTAAGGATAGATCAGATCCTACAATCAGCATAAGCATTACATTAGTTTCTAATAACTATAtatgttttcttcctctctttctttgcaAGGAGAGGGGTTATATTTATGTAGATATCCATTGAATGGGCTCGATAATCTAAAGTCAGTTTAATTATGTGCTTGCGCATTTATGGTTGGATGAGTTTGTTCTTGTTTCGTGTAGAGattccatcatttttttcagtCCTTGTATGGGTATTGTGTAAAAAATGCATGTAATCTAAGATATACTCTCAGGtttgttaatttaaaaatgtttatttcAACTCGAAGAAACTGCAGCCAGGTCAAGAGAGTTTGGTGGTTGTCCGGTGGCATAAAATGAAGAGGCTGGCAACTCTATCCTTAAGACCCACGTCGACTTCACAAGAAGTTGATGTTCATGTTTAAGGgatgtagcatagctggtctGGATGGAGAATGCCTACACAATGTGTCCTTGCAAAAATTTCTACGAGTGTTGCAACAATTTGAGGTCTAAAAAAGGTTGTATGTTTAATATGCTTTACTCTTTTTTCCTGTTCTCGGAATGTTGGCGTGAATCCGACGATATGTGACAGCTGATGCAAATCTTACTACAGACTtctcaacttgtttaaattGTATTTAAAGACAGAAAACAAGCCCATTTGGCTTGACTGATACGGCCCAATTCTCTGTATCATTTTGTAAAATGATTTACCTCCTATATTAGTATTGACGACAGCGCTATTTTGCCTTCGTGCAAAGCTTACATGTACGTTTCTCCCTTGGTGATCGGCAACCGGTGACCAACGTACCGGAGCGGCAAAACATAATACacattataatatattatgCTCTTACCAtgatgtgcttttttttttgcttctttttataAGAGACAAATCTAGGGAGCAATTAACCATTTGAATTGGGAAAACTGGGTGAGTAGTGAGTAGaaggagtatttcattctactaCCCTACAAGAAACAAAGTCCTGATCCTTTTCCCATGTCTCTCTAGTGTACCAAGCCAGCTTTCAGTGCTTCAAGGTAGCATTTtcgctatgcttcaacttgtatagtGGTGCTTTCTTTTGTAATAGAACACACAAAAGTTGTTGTCAAGATAATTTGAAACACCACCTACGAACCCCAGTTCTGTCCATTGCTTCAACCCGCTTTTAGCTGGTGGGGCCAGTATGTGCAAAATATGTGTGTCGTCAAGTCAATTCTTCAATTCCTATAGGCGGTATGTTCTTGGGCAAGCGTAATACCCAATTAAAACATTGTCTCCCTTCTCAGCCCCGATGCAACCTTAGGCTCTGAAGGCAAGGGGAATAAAGGAGGGGCCTCAGTCCTTTGCagaaccaccaccaccaccacttcTCATCAAGTTTAAGTCAATTTTTGCCAGAATTTTCCCGTTCATATAATTTTCCCACCACAAAAAATACaggattttccttttctgacAAGCCCTACGTCCCGAAAAGAACTGCAGCTTGAGTCCATAAAGTCAACAACGCCGTGGCCAAGAAACATGCGAGGCGACTTAAGTAAGTTTATATAGGTCATGACTTTGTTTCAGCGTAATTTGCAATATATTAACAATTCCCTTTGACCAGCTAGATGTCTGCTTCGGTTAAGACAAAggcacaataaaacaaaatccaaTAAGCCCCATGACATAAAACcgaataaaataaataaaggcaaaaatgatcaaatgacATGTAGATCATCTAAAGGACCtactaccaaaaaaaagaatcatgtTTAACAGTGCATTAGAACAAAATTCACCTATTTTCTCAAGCAGATGCAAACTCAACACAAGCGGGGTTGGTAAGATTGGAGACATCCCCCCCTCCTCCAAGAGAGCCATAGAATCTCATAAAGCCACATTAGAAATCCTGCACCAGCCGACACTGTGGATACTGCATACTTCAGACAAATTTATCATCAATTTCTTGCACCAATATCCACGTTTTGTGCAAGTTTCCACCACCCTGGGACATACTATACATGCTTGTAGTTTGAGAACTAAAAACCATGGCCATATTGACTGATCTGTTTTCCAGAAGTATATTAGAACTCCTTGGAAAAGTGGACAGGCTTCAAAAGCATTGCTCAAAGCTGGTGAACAGGCAACTTCGGTACGCCAGAACTTTGCATCAGAGAGGATTCTTCAGATACCAAAGCTTCAAGGATGGATTAGATTGGGAAGGAAAATGTTGTACTCATCAAGCATAACTTAACGCTTGTTAAATTTCCTCCTTTTGGACTCGGCTTTTTGCCACTTTTTCTTTGGAACCAATCTGCTCTTTGGCTTTAACTTTAGCTCTGGTGAAAACTGGAAGTTTGGATCTCGCATCCTTGCCTGTATGTCCTTGAAAAACTGTATGTTCAACTTCTTGGGCCCCCCTTCCCTCAGTTCTGCATATTCAGGTCCTGAGACAATGTTCTCAAAAGCTCCAATTAGGATATCTATGTCACTCATGACCTCCCATACATTGATATATCGCCCATCTGGcccttttttcaatttcttcagaGCATTTTCAACAGCCAATTTTCGGGCTTGTTTTCCTGGAGAGAGTTCTTCTGGTTCTTGCTCTGCCTTTAATGCTTCTGAAAGTGTCctatattttggtttttcatcAAACTCAAACAATTTGTCTATATACTCATCGCTGCGTTCATTTGGACGGGCCTCAGTTggaatatcatcatcatcatcacatTCACTACCTGTCCACAACGTTTTTTCTTCATCGCTTCCGGACCACACACTCCTTAATTCATCACTATCATCAGCATCAATAAGCTCTGCTTCTTTCTCTGCCTTGTCTTTTAGCTTTTTGATCTCTTCATTCATATCGCCATAGCTTGCATCTGTGTCATCACTTTCATCATCATCACTACTTTCTGTCCAGAATGAAGTTCTTTTCTTGGCATGTTTGTCCTGATGTTTTTCCTGTCTTCCATTTCCAGGTTCGCTTTTGCCAAAGAGGTTATAGGGAGTCTGCACACGCCCACGAGCATAAAATCGCAATGCTGGAGCAGTTAAGAAATCCTGAGTGCTCCGAGGTATCAAAAATTTGGAAGaaatcaaatgagaaaaaatatcaCTGGAGCACATCTACACACTTATGCACCCATGCTGAAAAGACTATGAAAGTGCACTAATAATTCATTGCTCAAAAAGGAAAGGCAATTTGCATATTCCAAAATCAACTATTAGCTAGGGCTCCATCTCTGGCAATTTAAAGTTCCAAATTCAAGGTTGTGTAAAATAGAAAGTAGAGACAAAAAGGCTCTGATGGATGTTAGTGATTCAACTCCGTTTGGCCTTATCAAGTCGAGGCAGTACTAGTCAAGATCAAAACTAATAAGTTCCCTTGAACCATTACATGATTAATTTGTCTGCAAGCGTGTTTGTGTGTGGACATGAGAATGTCTGAAGTCAATCTTCAAAGAGGAACATCTACAAAAGATCATATTGATTGACAGAATTAACTCAGGGAAAAAGAAGATCAGATCTTCATGATACTGTGGAGTGATCTAGATCTCAAAAGTTCACATTTCAGGAAGGAACACATCGTTTTCAGGAAAAATTTATCGAATTAAATACCGACACTGAACATTTTAACACaaaatcaaacatcaaaaatttCCTTTTCCCTGAATATCATCTCTATCTTATATAAATGAAAGCAAAACCAAAATGTAAGAAAACCCTTCCAGGAAAAGAACTCGTGAAAATTAAAAACCAAATCTCATGTTCAAGAAGTTATGCAACGCAACCTCTACTGATAAATAGACATCACTTTGCATTGATTAGCCAAGCAGATCCTGCATGTATTGTAGTGGAGGAAAAGAACTGCTTGTTTACTTTCATTGGTTTGCAAGGTATTCAATATAGAGTCAAGATGAATGCTGTTCACGTACTTCTGTTTAAACACACAGACTTTCATACAAACTTAGGAGGACAAAAAGATATGAAATGGTCAGTAAATAAAAACCAAACagcaatttgaatatgatctcaTCAGATCTTGCAAGCTTGAAGAGGATTCATATTGagttacaaataaaaatattcaaactttcaaaacttcaaatacAATTCAAGTGAAATTAACAACTTCTTTTTAGGATTCCTATTGagttacaaataaaaaatattcaaatttccAAAACT
This window of the Nymphaea colorata isolate Beijing-Zhang1983 chromosome 2, ASM883128v2, whole genome shotgun sequence genome carries:
- the LOC116246936 gene encoding protein PTST, chloroplastic, which produces MAGCARCSEITGTWGLWKSKKQVASRLHKSCNYSSTACVKPKLRRVSLLAYTITSQFNHWAKKFSVDSSFQTSEQWRIFSLPVNLENEAGSLANSSSDVDFISEDQPDEPVSKILDNDQLEMLLTDSVRENLTRKLSEANQHNRFLKRQLQVKEDALVKCTEELALMELELQALIGLAEEVAKSGVPPGSRKINGKYIHSHLVSRLENLSEKLKEQTKDVGDMKFRNVSLSWFGMAECVQVMGSFDGWSQGEDMSPEYTGGANKFSAELKLRPGRYEIKFLVDGEWQLSSELPTTGEGMMENNLLIVE
- the LOC116248963 gene encoding uncharacterized protein LOC116248963, producing MAYRFSYRCASLLFSKIGGKLSHFQRFESGAALNNLLGRGLTGVPIGALRFYARGRVQTPYNLFGKSEPGNGRQEKHQDKHAKKRTSFWTESSDDDESDDTDASYGDMNEEIKKLKDKAEKEAELIDADDSDELRSVWSGSDEEKTLWTGSECDDDDDIPTEARPNERSDEYIDKLFEFDEKPKYRTLSEALKAEQEPEELSPGKQARKLAVENALKKLKKGPDGRYINVWEVMSDIDILIGAFENIVSGPEYAELREGGPKKLNIQFFKDIQARMRDPNFQFSPELKLKPKSRLVPKKKWQKAESKRRKFNKR